The nucleotide sequence ACAATAAGTTGGCAAGCAATCTTTTGATCAAAGACGTGGCTCTTGTTTTGAATGGTCAAACGACCATCAAAAAATCACGTTTCCTTGATCTGCAAGCGGACAACCGCTCTCGTTTCGGTGTTGATGCAAAATTTGCGGGCGGCGTCTCACGACTTGATGGGGTAGCTTATCTTGACTTCCTTCAAGATGGCGATATTTCGAGTGCCCTTGAAGTAATGCAGCCGCTCGTAGATAACGTACAGCTTGTCTTGTCTCTACACGGTAACGGTGACGTTCCGAATTTGTTTGATACTGGTAAATCAGCGTCAATCACGATCGAGACTCAAGAGCTGATCCTGCCTCGTTAAAATATCCATTGGAGTTTGCGCGGGCCTTCTCCTTAAAACCGCGCACCTTTTTGGAGATTTTAAATGAAACTGTATGCCGAATATCTTAAAGAACGTCGCAACCGCAATATGGTTTTGATTCCTGATATTGCTTTTGCAACCTATGAGATTAACGGCGACGAGTGCTATATCGTCGATGTTTACGTCACTCCCGAAGAGCGGCACAAGCATCATGCAACCAACCTTGGCAACAAAATCGCCGAAATAGCAAAAGAAGCCGGGTGTAAATATCTCAAAGGCTCAGTGGACCTTGAGGACGGTACGAACGGCGCGGCTTTGCCGGGGCTTTTAAATTGGGGCTACCGCGTGGTTCACGCACAAAACAATATCATCATTTTGAAAAAGGACCTCGCGGATGGGTGACGTTGAAAGAGAAGTCAAAAACGCGACGAACACCGTAAGTAATGCCGTAGGCGGCGCAGTGAAAGCCGTCGATCAGGCTTGGAACACGGGACGTGAAAGCTTTGAACGCAGTGACGTTGGCCGTGTCGTGAGCACCGGGCTTAGGCCGATCACTGCGACAGTCGAAGCGACTGGGGACGTTGTGCGCGGCGTGGGCACCGGACATATTGACCGAGGATTTACGATGGCCGGACGGCGACTCATTGGCGCTGCGGGAGAGGTCTTTAATCCGGTAGCGCAAGCCTCTAATGCTTTTGACTTTGTCGAAGACGGTCTCAAACGCGATCACTTTTTTAGTTCCTTCGCCGAGTCAGCGGACGCATATAGAACCTTGCAGCGTGGTGAGGCACTCACCGACGCAGAAAAAAACTCTCTGGTAAATATGACGGTCAAGCAGGCAGCTATTGCGGGCGCGGTTGCGGCTGCGCCTTACGCGGCCAGTGCCGCGTCATCCGCAGGCTCTTGGGTTGCGGCTAATCCGATGACGGCCACGGTTGCGGGCTCTCAAGTTTATTCAGGCTTGCAGCGCGGGAACATGGCTCAGGTCGCCAGCGGCTTGGCCGGGACCGGGATGTTTGACGGTATCGAATGGCCGAACTTGGAACTTCCACAGTTTCCTTCCTTGCCTCAGGAATGGACCGACGCGTTTAAGGACATTCAAAATAACTTGAACTCCGGGCAACCCAAAGTGAGTGCTCCGGCGACAAGTCCAATAGTTATTCCCTACCCCAATAGCGCCCAAAGCTCTGGAACGGCTCTCAGTCCAATTATTTTGATCGGGGCAGCCCTTGGGGTAGGTCTAATTTTCATGCTTAAGAAACGACGATAGGAGCTTTTAAATGAGTTTGTTTGATGACCTAAAAAAAGTTGCCGAAGAGGGCGCAAAAAAAGCAGGGGCCGACATTTCGGTTTACCTCGCGAATCAAGTAAGTGCCCCGTTTGTAAAAATTGCACAAGACATGGGGGCTAACCTCACCGTGGCGCAGATCGAGGCCGGAAAGACGCCCGCGCCACCAACGGTTGCACCTCCGAACAACACAGACCCTACGCCGTCGGCCTCGTTCTTTGGAACGCGTGTTGCCCCTTGGATGCTTTTGGCTGCGGTCGGCGTCGGCGCATTTTTCATTTTTAAAAGGAGATAAGCCATGACGTTCACGCGTGAACAGGTCTATGCACTTTTAGAAAGAATCAGAGAGGTCGATCAGGCCGGGATTTATGAGGGTGCCACAGACAAGCCGCATGACATCCAAGAGATCGTTTTGAACTTGGACGAAGAGCGTCCCGAAACCAACCCTCTTGTTATTCACACACCTTTTAAAAATCTTTTTGTCGAAGAGGCGACCTCTACGACGAATCACTTCTTCTTAAAACCAAACGCACCAGAAACTTATCAACGGCCATTTAAGTTTGAAGTGAACTCCTCGGTAGAGTTTGAGCCTGCGGTTGCGAAAGCATACTTGCATTGGCCGCGACAGCCGGGTGCTAAAATGGTGCTCAAGCTTTCGGTCAATTCAAAATTCAAAACCGGAAAGCTATTGTCACTCAACGCGGGCGGGATTTCGCTGTCAGAGGGTGCGAGCATTGTTGGACCGACACACGTCGTGCTTGTTGCGAATACAGCCGCGCAGATTGCTCCGGCGAATTTTAATCGCAAAGTCGCAACGATTGAAAACAAAACAGGTGCAGACCTTTTTGTCGGCGGTGATAACACGGTCAACGCGACAACAAACGAGGGCATCAAGATCCCGCCAGGTTCCAAGATTTTTTGGAAAAACTCGGCGGCTCTTTGGGGATTCTCAGTGCCGGGCGGCAAAGTCACGCGCATAGAGGAGGAGTAAAATGGATATTTTGCTTGCGAACCCTACTCGCAAAGTTGTCGAGGCCGCTGGGAACATCGGAGAGATTGTTAAAAGCAAAATCTTTGGTTCAAGCACATTTGCAAATCCTTGGTATGTGAACACTGTTTCCAATACCGTGATTGGCGACTCACAAATTAGCCTAAAATGTTCCGGCGGGCGTCCTGTTCTACTTTGGATTGGTGGCTTTAA is from Bdellovibrio bacteriovorus and encodes:
- a CDS encoding GNAT family N-acetyltransferase; the encoded protein is MKLYAEYLKERRNRNMVLIPDIAFATYEINGDECYIVDVYVTPEERHKHHATNLGNKIAEIAKEAGCKYLKGSVDLEDGTNGAALPGLLNWGYRVVHAQNNIIILKKDLADG